The Chroococcidiopsis sp. SAG 2025 genomic sequence CAGAGATTGACATTCGACACTCTGCTTCACGAACAACGTACAACCGATTGGTTATTTGCCTCTGAGCGACAGCAGCGGCTCAGTGAGCGATCGCTACACCACATCATTCAATAAGCCGGAGCGATCGCCAACCTACCTTTCCCCGTGCATCCTTATATGTTACGCCGGACTGGTCTGTATTACCGTGCTGCCCTGCTGTTGCAACCGTTAGGTTTAACGCTACGGCAATGTTGCTTGCTATGGAACTGGAACGGAACCACAGTGGAGTTCTCCCCCCAAGATGAGGAAGACTACCGCGCCATTGACAGAACTACGGTCGCGGCTTTTAAAGCAGCACTGGAAAAACTCAAAGCTTTTGCTGGGATTGCAGTCTATCAAAATGTTATCGATTACCTGCTGGGTGCTTTCCTGTTGTTTCCCCGCCTCCAGGGTATTCCACATAATTACTGGCTGGCTCCTGAAGGATAGAGTTGGTAAACTTTGCCGAAAAGATTAGGAAGGATTCACTCAAAGCAAACTCATCGAAACGTCAGTATAAAGCTACCGATCGCGGTCGGCTCTAGGGCTAAAAAACTGGTGGCACGATACCTGCACCACATGATCGAAACCTAAACTTTCAAGGTAAGCGCTCCAACCTGCTACACTACCATCTAGCTCCAGTGCGCCTACTGCAAGAGCTGGCTCGGCAATCCAAGGCACAATCCACACGCTATAGAAGCCAAGCTCTGTGGCATCAAAGGAGTATTCAACTGCTAGCCAGTCAGGTATAGCTTCCAAGTTAGGATTTCCGTTGGCTCTAAAACAGAGTGTCATCACTAAAACTAGGCATACTCACTATTTTAAGAAACAGTCTTGAAGGGCGGTAGCTCAGACTTTGCCGAAAATATTTCTTGTTTCTGTTCCCTATGGTGCGTAAGCGCTGCGTAAACGTTGTTATCGCTACTCATCCACACTGAGCATTAAGTCTTTTGGCGATCCGACTTAAATCTTCCTTCAATGAAACCCCGTTTCTGAGTATGCTTGGTATTGCGTCCAGTCACGCGCTCCCGCCACATAAGGAAACTAGATGGTTTCATCTGACGACGCATCAACGCGATAACATCCTTTTCCAATAACCCAAACTGAAGTTCAATCGCTTCAAACGGCGTGCGATCCTCCCATGCCATCTCAATCACTCGGTCGATAGTTTCGGGTGCTAAATCTGGCGACTTCTTCATAACACGCGCTTATCTTTCTCTACCACAATTTTAAGTTATGTAAAGACCAGACGACAATTAACAGCTATCTGCTGCCGTTCTGCTGATAGTAGCTCATACTTTGCCGAAAAGATTCAGTAGTTGCTTAATTAAATAGAAATGGCGATCGCTGAAGCATTCCCCTTTTTATGGCAAAATTACTTATCAGAATAAAACTTGCGAGAACAGTTATTCTAATAAGTAACGCTCGCGCATCAGTTATGCTCGCTAACGCCTCAGCAACACTTGCCCTAACAACACCGACTCCCCTGACCGAACACCCCGCAGCAGTGTATCTAGCAAATTTATCACTGGGATCGCGCCCGACAATGCGACAAGCCCTAGACAAGATCGCCTCCCTGCTGACCAATGGTGAATGCGATTGCTTTACCTTGGACTGGTCTAAGCTCCGCTACAAGCATACAGCCGCCCTACGCGCTGCCTTAATGGAGAAGCATTCACCCGCGACGGCTAACAAGATGCTGTGTGCCATGCGGCGGACTTTGAAAGAAGCCCTAAGACTGGAGTTGATCGACCCAGTAGACTACGCCCGCGCTGTAGACATCAAAAGCATCAAGGTAACTAAGGGGCTGCGGGGTCGCGCTCTCAGTGAGAAAGAAATTACCGCCCTGATGGAAGTCTGCATTGGCGATCGCACTCCGGCGGGTTTTAGAGACGCGGCAATGTTAGTAATCCTGCGCGGGTCGGGGCTGAGACGGCGTGAGGTAGTGAATTTGGATTTGAAGGACTTTACTCCCAGCACTGGGGCTATGCTGGTGCGGTTGGGCAAAGGAAAGAAAGACCGGACTGTATATCTACCCGAAAGCACAGTTGGGGTAGTGGAACAGTGGATCGATATTAGAGGCAAAACATCTGGTCCCCTGCTATGCCAAGTTAATAAAGCTGGAAGAGTCGTATTGCAGCGGCTCACACCACAAGCGGTACTGTTCTTATTGCAGAAACGCGCCAAGGAAGCGGGAGTAGCACCATTCTCTCCTCACGACTTCCGGCGGACTTTTGCTGGTGACTTATTAGATGCTGGGATCGATCTTGTCACCGTGCAAAAGCTGATGGGGCATTCCTCGCCAGACACCACCTCTCGGTACTGCCGCCGGAGCGAGGAAACCAAGCGCCGCGCCGTGCAGACATTGAAAATCCCTAGTGCGGACAGAAAGAAGGGGTAGCGATCGCTCGATAGAAGCGAAGATGCTCTATCTTGTTGCGCGATCGCTGTTGGGAAATAACGTTGCTAGTGGGTCATTGCGCGATTTGTTTCATGATATGGTCGAGTCTGGCATTAGCCTTATCGAGCATTTTGTTTGCATGTACAACCATTTGTGAGCTGCGAATGCTAGAGATAGCTCCGGCAGCAGTGGTGATAACTCCTGGTGAGTTATCACCACAAACATTATGCAGACCCCTGCTAGGAAAACCAAAGCACTCAGCGTACCTAGTATCTGTGCTAGCGTAAGACTGGTTTGGGCAAGGTCAAAACTTTTGTGGGATTGTCGCAGTAGCTCGTCAACAATCTTCGAGTACTGCTCAGAGAGTGTGTCTGTGTCTTGGTTGCTGAATAAAGCTGTCATATGTTACACTCAATACTGGTTAAAAGTGGACGTAAGTTACTCGATCGCACCAGGTGCGAACTGATGCGACAACTGCTAGCGTCATGTCAGATGTGAACTGGCACAACTAAACAAATTTAAACTTTGACCACCTACATCATTCCCAAATATTTTGTAGGTGGTTAAGTTTATGTTTACATCTTAGCCGTTTTTTTAATAATTGAAAAGGGTGTGAAAAAGCTATTTTCGGCAATTTTTGAATGTCAAAACCAACTTTTTTAAACCTATATTTTTTAGTTTCATTCAGTTCACTAATGATCGATATAAATCGATTCATAATCATCAAATCTGTTTATGAAAGTAACCCTTTCATGTGAATTAGGTTGTGTAGAATTTTGAGTAATTTGTATAGTCAGAGGATTAGCTTTGTATGTCTCATTTCATCTTTGCAATTCGGAATTAAGACAGTAATCAATTAAGATAAGCGTAGTGGTGAGTCAACATCTGAGGCACATTTTCTAGTTTCCACCGTGCACCAGAGATCTTCACCCGCCGATCGATTTACCTAATCGCTGACATTCCGCCACCGTTTGGCTTCTTTCACCCTTCCCTGCCACAACCAAGCTTCCGCTTGTTTCAGCCGATTGACAGAACCACCTACCTTACAGAGGCTTTCCACCAAACGAAACCAATCACTCTCCCGAATGTATGCGAATAGAAACTAGGACACATTCAAAGCAATATGTCCGTAATTAGAGCTGGGAGCTTTCTGGCTATATAAAACCCTGTTACCTAACTATGGCTTAAGAGCTTGTAGTTGTTGCATTCAAAATAGATTCGAGATCGCTCGGTATTACTAGATTTGTAAAATACCACTCAGCTAGATGGAGCGCCTCAGCATACGTATATACGTAGCATTTTTTGTTTCTTTTAGAAATATCTCTATTGAAAAGAGTTTTATATCTATCATTTGCTATGCAAGCCATCAGCTCTTGATCTCTACGAGGAACCTTGCAATGACGAAGAAACTCGCAGGCTTCTTGTCTTATTAGAATAACCCTATGAGCTATAAGCGTATC encodes the following:
- a CDS encoding tyrosine-type recombinase/integrase; this encodes MLANASATLALTTPTPLTEHPAAVYLANLSLGSRPTMRQALDKIASLLTNGECDCFTLDWSKLRYKHTAALRAALMEKHSPATANKMLCAMRRTLKEALRLELIDPVDYARAVDIKSIKVTKGLRGRALSEKEITALMEVCIGDRTPAGFRDAAMLVILRGSGLRRREVVNLDLKDFTPSTGAMLVRLGKGKKDRTVYLPESTVGVVEQWIDIRGKTSGPLLCQVNKAGRVVLQRLTPQAVLFLLQKRAKEAGVAPFSPHDFRRTFAGDLLDAGIDLVTVQKLMGHSSPDTTSRYCRRSEETKRRAVQTLKIPSADRKKG
- a CDS encoding TIGR03643 family protein: MKKSPDLAPETIDRVIEMAWEDRTPFEAIELQFGLLEKDVIALMRRQMKPSSFLMWRERVTGRNTKHTQKRGFIEGRFKSDRQKT